The DNA segment TTTTTGTATTCCCTAATTAAATTAAATCCATGTAAATTTAAATTAACTCAAAAATTGTCTAATCTATCTAATATATATAGACTAAAGTTTATCTAGACAATCGATGCTAATCTGCATCTTATCTTCTAGGCGCATCGCAGTTAAGCTTTTTCCCCATACGCAACCTGTATCTAAAGCATATACATTGGGTTCATTTGTTTGACCCTGCAACGCTGCCCAGTGACCAAACAAAATATCTAAATCTTTACTACGTCTATTAGGTACTTTAAACCAAGGAAGATAATTGTCCGATATAGGATTAACCCCTTTAGCTGTAAACTCCAAATTCCCTTTGATATCACAAAACCTCAAACGGGTCAAACAATTTGTAATGCATCGTAATCGCTCCCAACCTATAAGGTTATCACTCCATTGAGAAGGTTCATTGCCGTACATATTTTTTAAAAATTCAATATAATATTTTCCCCTTAAAATTGTTTCTACTTCTTCAGCACATAAAAGAGCTTTATCTAAATCCCATTCGGGTGGAAAACCTGCATGAACTAAGGTATAGCCTAAAATAGCATCATGGTGCAATAAAGATCTATTTCTCAACCAAATACATAGTTCTTCTAAATCTGGCGCATTTAAAATAGCCTGTAAATTATTTTTTGGATCTAAACGCATGCCGGTATAAACAACAGATAAAAGATGCAAATCATGATTGCCTAATACTACATGGCTATTTTTTAATTTTTTTATAAAACGCAAAACTTCTAGTGACTTAGGACCACGATTTACCAGATCCCCGGTAAACCACAACGTATCATGAAGAGGGTCAAAGTTAATTTTGTCTAACAATTGTAGCAATGAGTCAAAACAACCTTGAATATCCCCAATCGCATAGGTTGCCATATTAAAATTAGGTACTTAAATTAGGTGAAGTAAAATTTTTGATAGAATTTTTGAGGGGTGGATCCAAATTAACAATATTTTGTATTGAAGTATTTGAAGTTATGAGTGAAATCAAACGTATATCTCCTTGTAAAATGCGTTGTAACGAATTTTTTTGGTTTTCCTGTGCATTAGATATCCCACCTACTGCCCTATATCTTTTACTTAAATCACCCAATCCAGACAAACCGCCGAAGGCTCTGTAGCGTTGATCTAATTCACTAATAGATATTTGATAGAGTTTAGCTACATCGATAAATTGCTTTTCTATAACTTCAGGATGTTTATAATTTGGATTTACATCAGCAAACTCTTGAAAAAGCGCAGCCGATATAAATATTTTTCCATCTGATATTCTTATTTTAGCATCCTTTTGATTTATTAAAATTTTTCCATCAGCAAGTTCCTTACGTAACCATTGTAAAAAAGCTTCTCCGCTTGGATCTGTTGTTGCTATCTGTGCTTTTATCCGAGCATTTTCAATCATATCAATTTCTGCACGTGGAACCATAGACATAAAGGATGTCATAGGAATACGATCTTCTTCACCAGATAACAAGTTTAACCAGGTTTCTAATACACTTAAATCACTTGCTATCCAATTAAAACCTTTTGCTTGTGAATTAATATTTGTAACGCTATCCAAAATCTGTCGTGCTAATAAATGCGTGGTTGATTTTTCTAAGTTATCAAAATTTTCTTTAATATATTCTATTTCGTAATAATACCCTTGACCAAGCATGCTGCTTTTACAGAGTTCCCATATTCTCAGAGGATAAGCCTCCTCATGGTATAGCGTAATAGAATATTTAACAAAGAGTTTACCAATATCTAAAAATAATGCAGCAGTAAATGCTGCGTAAACCCATAATGCATTCTTATCAGAAATATTACTAAAATTAATCTCCTCAGGAAAAAAATATTTTAAACATAATGTCAATGTTCTCGCGCTCCGTTCCAAACCTCTTTCTAAAAAATTAATTTCCTGATTAAAAAATCCATACTGCGTTAATGGGATATCCTGGACAAATTCAGCAAATTTTTTAATGATAGGTAAATAATAATTATATCGGTCAGATGGTTTAATGAGTGATTTTATCGTTTCAATTAACACTAAATTATTTTCAGTATTTAGTAGATCATCCGCTGTTTTAACAGGATATAGATCGGGTGGCGTCTTTCTATTTTTAGTTTTATTTGCTTTTTTAAAAGAGGTCCTTATACCTCGGAACATTACCATTTTTCATACCTGCGAAATTTTTTCGCGTTTGTTTAATTAAAGGATTAAATAGATTTAATCTATTGATAAATTAAAAAAGATTTAAATAATTAATTTTAATTATGGATTAACGATTAGCCTCTCAGAAATAAATTTCTAATCCATTTTCCGTAAACTAAGCTTTAAAACTATTTACCCTAAAAAAGATAAATTTCTATACAGTTTAGCATGGAACTGGCAAAATAATAGTGCAATAATCTAGAGGTTTTTATGTCATTATCCTTAAAACGCAGCCAAACCAAACATTATTATGAAATAACTCCAAAGAGTCTCCCTCTTTCATGCCCTTTAAAAAATAGCAGTTTATGGGATTCACATCCTAGAGTTTATTTACCTATTGCCAAAACAGGTCATGTTACTTGCCCTTATTGCGGCACCGAATACTTTCTGAAAAATGAAATTAGCTAGCATAGTTACATGGAATCCTTTCGATGAATGACTCTAAAAAAATTCTTATTGTCAGCCCTGCATGGATAGGTGATATAGTCATTGCGCAGTCTTTACTTAAATACATAAAGCAACGCGATCCAGCGGCAATAATCGATGTATTAGCTCCTGCTTGGAGCCATGAACTATATTCTGTTATGCCGGAAATTAACGAAATATTCACCATGCCTATAGGTCATTCTCAATTTCAATTTAAAAAGCGCTGGCAACTTGGAAAAGGATTGAGAAATAAAAAATACCACCAGGCAATTATTCTTCCAAATTCATGGAAATCTGCAATAATTCCTTTTGCAGCTCGGATTCCTCTAAGAACAGGGTGGCTTGGTGAAATGCGTTTCGGGCTATTAAATGATTGGCGAATTTTAAATGAAAAAATACTCCCTTTGATGGTCCAACGTTTCCTTGCATTAGGGAATATTAAAACCCTAACTAATCAAAATTTAGATTGGCATGCTTTTCAACCACGTCTTGAAATTAACTATACTCACGAAACTAACAAATACAAAAAATTATTCTTAATTGAAGAAAAACCTTTACTTATATTATGTC comes from the Rickettsiella endosymbiont of Rhagonycha lignosa genome and includes:
- a CDS encoding symmetrical bis(5'-nucleosyl)-tetraphosphatase — protein: MATYAIGDIQGCFDSLLQLLDKINFDPLHDTLWFTGDLVNRGPKSLEVLRFIKKLKNSHVVLGNHDLHLLSVVYTGMRLDPKNNLQAILNAPDLEELCIWLRNRSLLHHDAILGYTLVHAGFPPEWDLDKALLCAEEVETILRGKYYIEFLKNMYGNEPSQWSDNLIGWERLRCITNCLTRLRFCDIKGNLEFTAKGVNPISDNYLPWFKVPNRRSKDLDILFGHWAALQGQTNEPNVYALDTGCVWGKSLTAMRLEDKMQISIDCLDKL
- a CDS encoding TraI domain-containing protein: MVMFRGIRTSFKKANKTKNRKTPPDLYPVKTADDLLNTENNLVLIETIKSLIKPSDRYNYYLPIIKKFAEFVQDIPLTQYGFFNQEINFLERGLERSARTLTLCLKYFFPEEINFSNISDKNALWVYAAFTAALFLDIGKLFVKYSITLYHEEAYPLRIWELCKSSMLGQGYYYEIEYIKENFDNLEKSTTHLLARQILDSVTNINSQAKGFNWIASDLSVLETWLNLLSGEEDRIPMTSFMSMVPRAEIDMIENARIKAQIATTDPSGEAFLQWLRKELADGKILINQKDAKIRISDGKIFISAALFQEFADVNPNYKHPEVIEKQFIDVAKLYQISISELDQRYRAFGGLSGLGDLSKRYRAVGGISNAQENQKNSLQRILQGDIRLISLITSNTSIQNIVNLDPPLKNSIKNFTSPNLST
- a CDS encoding zinc-finger domain-containing protein, with the translated sequence MSLSLKRSQTKHYYEITPKSLPLSCPLKNSSLWDSHPRVYLPIAKTGHVTCPYCGTEYFLKNEIS
- the waaF gene encoding lipopolysaccharide heptosyltransferase II — encoded protein: MNDSKKILIVSPAWIGDIVIAQSLLKYIKQRDPAAIIDVLAPAWSHELYSVMPEINEIFTMPIGHSQFQFKKRWQLGKGLRNKKYHQAIILPNSWKSAIIPFAARIPLRTGWLGEMRFGLLNDWRILNEKILPLMVQRFLALGNIKTLTNQNLDWHAFQPRLEINYTHETNKYKKLFLIEEKPLLILCPGAAYGPAKCWPAEYFAEIANYKKSKDWQIVLLGSKSDEFMGYRIEKLTKNACINLIGKTSLLDALHILSFAKLVISNDSGLMHLTAALDRPLIALYGSSSPEFTPPLSVKAKIIYLNLSCSPCFERVCPLIHFNCLKQLTPQIVLNAIEDLINNEKLFTDTKT